A region of the Styela clava chromosome 1, kaStyClav1.hap1.2, whole genome shotgun sequence genome:
AGTAACTTAAAATCACTTTATTTAATAACCCTGATGTATTTGCTACTTTGTATTTAATACAAGCTacaaataaatctaaatttcacagataaaCTATATTAAAGTTGTAAATTTGACAAACATATCAAGAGCGTTGAATTATGGCAGCAAGGTGGTAACTGAAATATGGCGTTATCTATTGAAACTgatagataatgtcatatttgaattgcCGCGTTGTTGCAAAATTTCGATGCTACCATTGTCAAATATTATTAATGCcattattgcttctttgaatagtctcaaaattagccaagtcggtattttaataagtaaacgaatagctcgcggagcctcTAGGTTTCTCTCACAGAGCCCTGGGGCTTtgtatggagcactttgagaatgTATGCTCGAGGTAGCATTTTTTCAGTCAATTGTGTGTGGTTATTATGATTACCGTACATACCTTAATATTAATATGGCTGGCAATCCTTATTTAGCTCGTTGTTGAACATTTAATATGAATCCGCGATGAAAACTGTAACTTCGGACTTTGATCATACAGCAGTGTTTATTTGATCATGAAGGTGCGTTTTGGCCTAGACGATGTATGAGAGTGATGTAATTCGACACCAATTTCCTGTCCCAATCTTGTGGAAATTTTACTGTAATTTTCCACTTATTATAAAGTTGAGTTATTGGTCATAAAGGGTTGTTCGCTTAGACACGCCTCCTATTTATGACACATCttaatcactcaactaaaacgACAGTACAAATTGACATGCATCTGTGCATATAGGTTGTGATTTTCTTGTTTCTTTGTTAGATTTGGTTTGTGGATGAGCATAGTGAAATTTAACAATGTCTTATTGGATTAGCATGTGACGAACTACTTCCCTTTTTAAGCCTTCTATGTTAAGTGAACCATACCACATCATAGTGATAGCAGGAATCAAAAGGATCAAAAAGTTTATATTTCCACCTGACTCAAATATCATATCTTGCTTTACTGTGCattgatattaatattttacattttgtcaataatgaaaagtttaaatgaatttaaaaataataattatttttttaaaaatattaggaCTTGCGCTTGTCTTACTTGTACACACAACATTTTTGAGAAATCAGCAGAATAACATCTTAGAGCCGTGGGTGCTTATTATGTATATAGGATagaatatgatttacatatttatcccgggggagaggaaagtcataTGGTTGTGTTTTCATTATTTGAGGTAAAGGAAGCCGGTAAGCCGGTATGAAATGACGGATGGTAACCTGTTGTCTGGTTATCAGTCCAAGTTGGTTATGTTAAATGTTACCTCCCGTAGTTAATTTTACCAGATGTATGGACTTGGTGGAAGTTGTGGCAACTAGAGATTACATGCACCTTCCCGTGGGCACCAAAAGTCCAGCAATAAGACTACGCATTATGATCTTTCACAGAGAGAATGCAACGAAAGGTTTTCATTCCAGAACAATCTACATACTCATACCAAATACTACTAGTCATGcataataaaaaacatgatTAGAAAGTTTTTAAATGGGActtgaaagtttttgttaaattattaTTGAGATTTTGTTTCTTATATGTACTAGAACAATTGCTGTCAAATCACTCGTAGATGAGACACTTTATTAAatggctattacttttatttgttattaaattttttttggttttctGCAACCTACTACATATTTATTATGCCCTCCTTTTCTGGTGGATTTTCTGGGTGGACTTTGGTGAGCCTGTACTGAACCTGTGATGATATTACCAAAGTGAGTGCTTGTGTGATATGTGATCTATGTGCATGTCTCTGGTGTTGTTAGTGGTCTACATCCAGTGGAAATATTATTGCTAATAATTGTCTAACTAAAAGGTTTCAAGATATTATTTTTGATCTTACTTGACATCTGGTTTGTTCGGTTTTTAAACCAAAATAAATTGACATGCAAATTTCTGTAGATTACAATGGAATGTATACCGAAGGCTACCCCGGCAATCTTTTTTTTCTGCTTTATTTATAAATTCCTTCATTGTTACTTATGTGATCATCATAAATATAATGAACTTAAAAAAAGACGAACAATTCAACTTTTTATCTGTTTTAGAAACAACGCAGAGGTGAAAATGAATTGATATTTCTTACTGCTGCTCTTCATATATGGAGCCTGGGCAGTCCTATTCATTTTGACCCGCCGTTACATGTTAAGCTGGATGCCAAACTCATTAACAAGGATCCGCATAAAATTGTTGATGTGACGgtatgttcaattttttttttaattaagaaaaaaaggaaaataactgttaaaaatacaaaatgattgGTTACAGTCAAATTGACCAGTGTGTAAACCCATGCATTGTATTTTTTGAGGAAATGTTGAATAGAGTATAATTCTGTTGCCATATTCACTGCATTAATTCAGCTACTAAGGTTGCTGAATAGATGACTCATTGAGTCTTTTGTAACCCCTCGCAAAGCGCAATTAGCAATCGTACAATTTTAGCCATTTGTGTCTATGAATTCATTCAATTCTCAATTACCCTATGTATGAGTTTTATCAAGAAAGCTATCGGTTTTGTTTtaagttttttcaaattattatttcaggTTCAGAAGACAAAAAGTATTTCTGTAATCCAGTGGGAATATTATGAAACCGTTCCATTCTATCCTGgcaaatttattgaatttttgtgCTCGGAGCCTGGAGGGTAAGCTCATGCATAGTGTAGAATTTATggtgactttttttttatatttgtcccaGGGAAGGCATTAATTCACTTTTTACAAGTTCCTGAACCAGCAGCATCTTTTGCATGTCTGTATTGCTTGTATGACTCCACAACTCTGATTTAGCATACTTGTTTAGAAgggattttcattttttccttaAGAGAGAAAAGCCGACGAGATGACTTGATTATatgcgaaccacggtctcttgTTCAGTTACCAATTCATGTTGGGGATCGGgttatttagccagttatttgttgtGGATGCATTGACTTGATGATGTATTCAGGTTTGAGATACTCTTGTTTGTATCACAACTTTTTATAATTCATATTTTACTCCCAACAAGGTTTTGGAAGCATATCTGTTGGCATGTCAATACAGATGTCCAATTGATTCAAAGCAGAGATGCACTGACAGTGTTTCTTTATCCATATTGATGCTGTACTAATTTCCTGTAAATTATTCTTTCCCCCTGCAAAATGCGGCAAAACGTTAAAGCTTATTGGGATAACCCATTAAAGATTATATTATTTTGGTATAACGCCTGCTTTTTAAATTTCTAGTCATAAAAATTATGATAATAGTCTACTTTTCAGCTGATTATCTAATCATTTCCTTTATTTTCTCCAAGGTATCGTGTTGTTTCAACTCTGAACTATGACTCTTTGCTTATTCCTTTGAATTATGCTCTTTTCGTCAAGAGGCCAACGGATATCGAGGACCCAAATCAACAAAATTTCGAGCTTTGGGTTTACAGTGATAACTTAGAAACTTCTCGCCAAATACAAGAAGAAATCAAATCTCTGGTCGACACTTTTGAACCAGTTATAAGTACTCAGAATATCTCAGTCAGGTTAGTTATTGATAGCTTTTCTTGATTGGGTGCAGCAGTTCTTCAATTTTTCCGGATTTGTGCTCCCGCCTAAATACTCTCAACACAAGGTGGCTGTTtacgataataaaaaaaaagttttgtttatTCCAAATTTCCATCGGGTATTTTACCCACCTTGGttaacaataaaaaagttaatttgCCACCGTTTTAAATACTCTTAGTGTGGCATGAGTGGTGCATATTTGCTGTGCTTAccattttgatttcttttttatatCCGATTTTTTCGTTTTAGTCTTCCTTTctgaaaacaattcaaattcGTGTTTTACAGGgagaaatcaaaaataattgtcAGCATAGTTGGTGATAAAGTAAAAAAGGCTGAGGATGAAATCAAAATACCCAATTTCAAGAGAAAAGTTCGAAGAGTATTCCCACTTTGTTTGGGAAAACAAACAGAGAATAAACCATTCCCTCTTGGTACTACAATCAAGTTGAAATTAACTGTAGGTGAAGAACATTGTGAACCTCAAATCACACCGACTTCATTTCGATGGACAGCAAAATGCACGAAACTCGAGAAACCGCCAACCCCTAACTTGATTTTCAATGTCGAAAAGGGTGCAGTCGGTATGCAAACAAATGAGGTAAcattaaatcaaaatgaaaatatggaGGCAATAACTAACATCAGCACTCATAACCATTTAACACTAGTAAAAAATTGTATTGCCCCCCCTCGTATGGCACAAATACAGGAAGCCATTCCCTCAACAAGTCTTTTAAGAAGTATCCAACACACAAATGAGAACAAATGCATTGAATTCACCAACTCTGAGAGCGAAAAGTCATTTTGTTCGGAGTTGATCAAACCTGCAACAGGTGTCATACTAGATAGTGAATCTGACGACAGTGAAGAAGGAGGTACTGCAAAATTGACAGAAATTTCTGACAACAAAGAGGAATGGTCTTTGGATGAAAAATTGCCAAAACCTGAAATTAATGAAGATTTTCTTCAGGACGATTTAACTGGTCCCAAAATGTCTGATGGTGCTCATATCAATAACATTGGACTTAATGGAGCTGATTGTCCCAAAGAGAGCAGTAATAGGTCTGGCAATACAAGGCCTGCCGTATTTGATATTAGTACAACTGGTGCTAAAAAATTTACCAATATAAAAACCGCTAATATTGGAAGtagcaaaataaacaaaaatatggaTGATGCAAAGTTGGATTTGACCGCTTCTGGATCACATCCATGGAGCGTAAATGACTTCTCTAAAAGGTCAGATATAGATATGTTCAATGCCAAAGGTATTACTCCAAGAGGTGCTATTGACATTATAACCACTGTGTCTTCTGAACAGTTGCTTAAGAGAAATGAAGATGCTGAGGTCATCCTCACTGGGTCTGCTCATCCAAAATTGAAGGACTTGAACATACCTCAGAGAGACGATGTATATGTAGATGTCGCAAGTGAGCAATCCAAAATGACTTTGATGATGTCAAATACTCTAGCTGGCAATATGGATTCTCATAGTACAAATGATGAATTAAAATTTGGTGCCCGTGCTCCACTAGTGGAATTTTCTAGTGCTAATTTTCCATCCTCCTTATCGAACGACTGGGAGTCTGGCAGAATAGGGAAAATTTATCAGTCATCCTCAAGAAGAACTAGCTTTTCAGATACCTCAACGACCGAGCATACTACCGAGAAAGAACTAGGAAACACCACAAGCAACCAACACAAATTCGGCGCACCAGTTCCATATCCTAGTGATCTTCTTTGCTCCACTGTTGATGTAGTAGAACTTGTTTCGATTTCACGAACAGAGCTTGATCAAAATAACaacaattatttcaaatctCATAGAACTGGCAAAGACTCGAAATTCCAAGTTCAAGAACTTGCAAAAATCCAAAGCGATAAGACAATTCAATCCAAACCAAATTTGACATCAACTCCAAACCGATCAAATTTGccaaaaatattgatcaatgaTGATAATTTTCTTGACCTGACCTCTGAACAGGAATCGTTAAACTGCAATGCCGAGAAATCAGATGATGGCGATATTGAGACTATCTCTTCTATATCTAGTGATGTTATAAATTCTTTTCGTTCAAACTATctaaaaaatgaatcaaaactAACTGATTCTGGTTTCGAGCAATCATATGAAAGTGATGAAACATCTTTCAACGTTCCATTACTAGTCTTACCAACTACAAAATATTCTTTTACGCCAAAAGTGAATACTACGCCCTCAACACATAGAAGAAGAAGAAATTCCAGTTTTCCAAGATACCCTACGTTAAAATATGATACTTTGACATCAATACAGACAATGGAGAGAGAACTGGAAGTAAAGTCAGATTTAGAATTCATAAAAGCAAACATGAAATGTAAAAAGAGGATACGAAGACATTCTTACAATACATCAGCATTGAATCAGAATAATTCAAACATCTCAATGAAATCACAAATTTTACCTGATAGTTTTCGTCCGAGTGGTGATGCTGTAAAACATGAGCCCATAAAAAGACGACGATCATGCAGTTTGAATAACAaagacaaaataaaatacctatTTCAACATTTGTAAGTAGCGATCTTCGCAAAAATGTAAATGTGCAATTATGACAGCTTGAGCTGTGTGTAACAAAATCCATGATTGAGTTCCAAGGGAACCCGAAATGGGTGATTCTGGCAACATCTTTCTTTCTTCTACTCACATGCAGTATCAGTAGATCGGTCTAATATACAACAATATCATACTTTTATTTGGAAACGTTTAGTCTTCTAAATTTGGATAGAGACTTTTATTTGGAAACGTTCAGTCTTCTAAATTTGGATAGAGAAATACAGTATGCAAAAATCACACGGCCGCATTATGCGCTGGgtttattgtaatttttattgtaattattaTGGTTGTGCCATATTGGGTATTTCAAAACCTGAATTTGTGCTGACTGGCAATATTCCAAAAACGCAtgtatatttcaaaatgaattaCCGTAATATTTTAATCTTGGATATTTGACTCTATTGTCATATCTTGTTATCTTTTGCTTCTCTCTCATTTTCTATCTATCAATATTCTGATACATTGAATACTTCGTTCCAATGTTGAAAAATTGACTGtgaatcaattttatttgagaAGGCTTCTAGGTATCGGATGGAAGCATATAAGgtgttacgttgtaaacgatcAATCTAATGCGAATCTCGGTCTTTGGGATTGGATTTCAAACTTTAAATGTTTACATTTTCTTGCCCTATATTTCGGCGTCACGTGCAATGCATTTTTGTGCTCTGCATGCGTCCAATTACCTTGTTATTTGTTCAAAAGGGTACTAAATTAGTAATTTGCACCTGTTTTCTGGTGTTGTTTTACCATTCGCATCACATATTCGGTGTGTATGGGTGTCAAAATTGTTCGCATCGTGGACTGTTTATAAGTATCATTGAACTGTTATATATTTAATTGCAGTTGCTTCACCTGGATTGGCAAACGTTTAATAATGGTTTTGCTTTTGTTGGTTTTGTAGCAATCGTTGATCGAACTGTCCATTTCAGCAACCTGGGTCATCGATATTTTGGGCTTGTTAGATTACCTATGGCACTCGCAGCTCTTACGTTGGTCATATATTCACCGATCAGTGGTTTAATCAATCGTGTTTTCTTTGCTTAAGCCTTATGTTGGTCATATATTCACCGATCAGTGTTTTCTTTGCTTAAGCTATCAAATTGATTAAAATGGAAGGATGGTGAGAGCTTGGTTGATTTTCAGTGATGGTGCTTAAGGCTTGAAtgctataaaaaaatatatattattatgctatttgcttcaaacaaggctttgtacagGCATACGCTGATaaacagggtggcccaaaataaggtatacagttattttatttattttttattaccttccaagcagctagaaaactaatgtaaaattcacactagatttattatcttaaaaaataagcaatttttgtggtacttaacaaataatataaagtgaactgcaagtagcttcaaagcatataaaatagtttaataactgtatacctacttttgggccaccctgtatataagGAGCTTTTATATATGAACGCCAACATCGTTTCGGGGTTGCtatgcctacccaatttataaTACACCCTTGGTGAGGTCCAACTTGGTCTTTATCCAACTTGGCAAATCTGatttggcattaggtgactccaactataatcagcttgacgatatcCTTTGAAGAATGTTTTTTCTTCCACAGTATATAACTCCTGTTGGCTAATTCGTTATCCAACTTGACAATCCTCATAAATTATTTATATGGTGtggcaaaaaattttttttttcatttatctgttttcatatttttcttttttacttaGTAATTGATTTTATATCTCGTTTTTTGCTCTTACGATCTTATCATATATCGgtgattgtgtgtgtgtgtgcatgcgtgccttaattagttttAATACTTTTGGTGAGCAAACATgcactacttcttttatcaatacctttccatctaaaatctgtacgtttcaaaccttacttgtggttttgtttgctctcccgattctataatcagttttatttgtgTTATCAAATACTTTATcgtctattatgctgattatggagttgaAATAAACATATTCTTATAGGTGATGGGCATACGGCCGTAGATCCCAAGCGTGCGTCAACGAAATAGTTAGACCTGATATATAATTTGAAATGGGGCTGTGTTGTTTGTGAGGGTGGGGAAGGATTATATCAATGCTTGCGAAAGTTTTTTTGGGATACTCTTCATCCCCAAAAAACTTATCCCAGTATGTTAAAAATGGTAGATTTCACAATTGGCTTTTCCTGCCTGCGAAAATGCAAGGTTAGGAGGCCACCCCCATGGTTGTTGGTTGATGCCCTTTGAAAATGTCCTTACAATGTAACCTGCACTATTCAACTTTTTCTCAACAGTAATTTATTAATCCAAGATGGTTGCATTTCTATAAACTTGCACAAAATTAGCTTTAGTGTTGTAAAGTTCTGGTTGTGCTCAGGATTTCAACTGTAATTACTTTACCCAACTAGTTACACAACACAATATATTTATGTGAAATTGAAGCAATATCTCGAATCATCCAGTACTCACTCAAACTCCAACACTAATCTATATCATACCATGCAATTCAAGAGttctgctgcacactaacacaaatgtatttctgtagcatttctcagacaagcagtttacaacaattgTGAATGCAGCAGGACTCTTTGAATCGCatagtatggtatttttattcctgctacagcatccttgcattatacgcatacagaTTCACTATTGCAAAGGCATTGATGAAGGATTGGGAGTCAGTCTCGCGTAACCTCTACTGCTAATTTAATCCATATACTGCAAATTTAGAATCtagcaaaaaaaaacactataaaatcACACAATGTTGCTTTATTATTCTTAATCAATTTAGAGTTAGCTATATCAAACACCACTAAATGAATGTATATACATCCTTGACTGGTAATTGAATTAGAAGTACAATATGTAAATTTACTCAAAGATTAGTGAAATAAGTTGAACATAATTATTAATTGTTACAATTGTAAAccatttatatacatatatacagtgAATACCAATACAAATCAGCACTTCCAGAGAAGAAATATAATTTGATAAGCAAA
Encoded here:
- the LOC120341562 gene encoding uncharacterized protein LOC120341562 isoform X3 — protein: MFFIHIYKMFPFESILALVTIALFTIAVIFVLYLLCNKIFKRRSQETNSKLNIAKKTSPQKPLSKPSTISSSPVNKKNDKKNHKAQDKATPNGPVEKLPEVKKNVNSTKFPDATRRKEIQEQPSTSSKYLGEKTTQNGPVEKLPDVMQEVIATKSQDATWRNEIQGQPSTSLKYLRVPRKRHSSKTSSGGEFGDISSSAGEGNHVPVKEKIKQKRQSKTRINQQLCRIPQSPKLHKIDVEYLKPGHVFGTVLRRGGKINLPTCRINIPSSDSREEDMKLNIAICNRQKQRRGENELIFLTAALHIWSLGSPIHFDPPLHVKLDAKLINKDPHKIVDVTVQKTKSISVIQWEYYETVPFYPGKFIEFLCSEPGGYRVVSTLNYDSLLIPLNYALFVKRPTDIEDPNQQNFELWVYSDNLETSRQIQEEIKSLVDTFEPVISTQNISVREKSKIIVSIVGDKVKKAEDEIKIPNFKRKVRRVFPLCLGKQTENKPFPLGTTIKLKLTVGEEHCEPQITPTSFRWTAKCTKLEKPPTPNLIFNVEKGAVGMQTNEVTLNQNENMEAITNISTHNHLTLVKNCIAPPRMAQIQEAIPSTSLLRSIQHTNENKCIEFTNSESEKSFCSELIKPATGVILDSESDDSEEGGTAKLTEISDNKEEWSLDEKLPKPEINEDFLQDDLTGPKMSDGAHINNIGLNGADCPKESSNRSGNTRPAVFDISTTGAKKFTNIKTANIGSSKINKNMDDAKLDLTASGSHPWSVNDFSKRSDIDMFNAKGITPRGAIDIITTVSSEQLLKRNEDAEVILTGSAHPKLKDLNIPQRDDVYVDVASEQSKMTLMMSNTLAGNMDSHSTNDELKFGARAPLVEFSSANFPSSLSNDWESGRIGKIYQSSSRRTSFSDTSTTEHTTEKELGNTTSNQHKFGAPVPYPSDLLCSTVDVVELVSISRTELDQNNNNYFKSHRTGKDSKFQVQELAKIQSDKTIQSKPNLTSTPNRSNLPKILINDDNFLDLTSEQESLNCNAEKSDDGDIETISSISSDVINSFRSNYLKNESKLTDSGFEQSYESDETSFNVPLLVLPTTKYSFTPKVNTTPSTHRRRRNSSFPRYPTLKYDTLTSIQTMERELEVKSDLEFIKANMKCKKRIRRHSYNTSALNQNNSNISMKSQILPDSFRPSGDAVKHEPIKRRRSCSLNNKDKIKYLFQHL
- the LOC120341562 gene encoding uncharacterized protein LOC120341562 isoform X2; translated protein: MFFIHIYKMFPFESILALVTIALFTIAVIFVLYLLCNKIFKRRSQETNSKLNIAKTSPQKPLSKPSTISSSPVNKKNDKKNHKAQDKATPNGPVEKLPEVKKNVNSTKFPDATRRKEIQEQPSTSSKYLGVPEKTTQNGPVEKLPDVMQEVIATKSQDATWRNEIQGQPSTSLKYLRVPRKRHSSKTSSGGEFGDISSSAGEGNHVPVKEKIKQKRQSKTRINQQLCRIPQSPKLHKIDVEYLKPGHVFGTVLRRGGKINLPTCRINIPSSDSREEDMKLNIAICNRQKQRRGENELIFLTAALHIWSLGSPIHFDPPLHVKLDAKLINKDPHKIVDVTVQKTKSISVIQWEYYETVPFYPGKFIEFLCSEPGGYRVVSTLNYDSLLIPLNYALFVKRPTDIEDPNQQNFELWVYSDNLETSRQIQEEIKSLVDTFEPVISTQNISVREKSKIIVSIVGDKVKKAEDEIKIPNFKRKVRRVFPLCLGKQTENKPFPLGTTIKLKLTVGEEHCEPQITPTSFRWTAKCTKLEKPPTPNLIFNVEKGAVGMQTNEVTLNQNENMEAITNISTHNHLTLVKNCIAPPRMAQIQEAIPSTSLLRSIQHTNENKCIEFTNSESEKSFCSELIKPATGVILDSESDDSEEGGTAKLTEISDNKEEWSLDEKLPKPEINEDFLQDDLTGPKMSDGAHINNIGLNGADCPKESSNRSGNTRPAVFDISTTGAKKFTNIKTANIGSSKINKNMDDAKLDLTASGSHPWSVNDFSKRSDIDMFNAKGITPRGAIDIITTVSSEQLLKRNEDAEVILTGSAHPKLKDLNIPQRDDVYVDVASEQSKMTLMMSNTLAGNMDSHSTNDELKFGARAPLVEFSSANFPSSLSNDWESGRIGKIYQSSSRRTSFSDTSTTEHTTEKELGNTTSNQHKFGAPVPYPSDLLCSTVDVVELVSISRTELDQNNNNYFKSHRTGKDSKFQVQELAKIQSDKTIQSKPNLTSTPNRSNLPKILINDDNFLDLTSEQESLNCNAEKSDDGDIETISSISSDVINSFRSNYLKNESKLTDSGFEQSYESDETSFNVPLLVLPTTKYSFTPKVNTTPSTHRRRRNSSFPRYPTLKYDTLTSIQTMERELEVKSDLEFIKANMKCKKRIRRHSYNTSALNQNNSNISMKSQILPDSFRPSGDAVKHEPIKRRRSCSLNNKDKIKYLFQHL
- the LOC120341562 gene encoding uncharacterized protein LOC120341562 isoform X1 — translated: MFFIHIYKMFPFESILALVTIALFTIAVIFVLYLLCNKIFKRRSQETNSKLNIAKKTSPQKPLSKPSTISSSPVNKKNDKKNHKAQDKATPNGPVEKLPEVKKNVNSTKFPDATRRKEIQEQPSTSSKYLGVPEKTTQNGPVEKLPDVMQEVIATKSQDATWRNEIQGQPSTSLKYLRVPRKRHSSKTSSGGEFGDISSSAGEGNHVPVKEKIKQKRQSKTRINQQLCRIPQSPKLHKIDVEYLKPGHVFGTVLRRGGKINLPTCRINIPSSDSREEDMKLNIAICNRQKQRRGENELIFLTAALHIWSLGSPIHFDPPLHVKLDAKLINKDPHKIVDVTVQKTKSISVIQWEYYETVPFYPGKFIEFLCSEPGGYRVVSTLNYDSLLIPLNYALFVKRPTDIEDPNQQNFELWVYSDNLETSRQIQEEIKSLVDTFEPVISTQNISVREKSKIIVSIVGDKVKKAEDEIKIPNFKRKVRRVFPLCLGKQTENKPFPLGTTIKLKLTVGEEHCEPQITPTSFRWTAKCTKLEKPPTPNLIFNVEKGAVGMQTNEVTLNQNENMEAITNISTHNHLTLVKNCIAPPRMAQIQEAIPSTSLLRSIQHTNENKCIEFTNSESEKSFCSELIKPATGVILDSESDDSEEGGTAKLTEISDNKEEWSLDEKLPKPEINEDFLQDDLTGPKMSDGAHINNIGLNGADCPKESSNRSGNTRPAVFDISTTGAKKFTNIKTANIGSSKINKNMDDAKLDLTASGSHPWSVNDFSKRSDIDMFNAKGITPRGAIDIITTVSSEQLLKRNEDAEVILTGSAHPKLKDLNIPQRDDVYVDVASEQSKMTLMMSNTLAGNMDSHSTNDELKFGARAPLVEFSSANFPSSLSNDWESGRIGKIYQSSSRRTSFSDTSTTEHTTEKELGNTTSNQHKFGAPVPYPSDLLCSTVDVVELVSISRTELDQNNNNYFKSHRTGKDSKFQVQELAKIQSDKTIQSKPNLTSTPNRSNLPKILINDDNFLDLTSEQESLNCNAEKSDDGDIETISSISSDVINSFRSNYLKNESKLTDSGFEQSYESDETSFNVPLLVLPTTKYSFTPKVNTTPSTHRRRRNSSFPRYPTLKYDTLTSIQTMERELEVKSDLEFIKANMKCKKRIRRHSYNTSALNQNNSNISMKSQILPDSFRPSGDAVKHEPIKRRRSCSLNNKDKIKYLFQHL
- the LOC120341562 gene encoding uncharacterized protein LOC120341562 isoform X4, giving the protein MFFIHIYKMFPFESILALVTIALFTIAVIFVLYLLCNKIFKRRSQETNSKLNIAKKTSPQKPLSKPSTISSSPVNKKNDKKNHKEKTTQNGPVEKLPDVMQEVIATKSQDATWRNEIQGQPSTSLKYLRVPRKRHSSKTSSGGEFGDISSSAGEGNHVPVKEKIKQKRQSKTRINQQLCRIPQSPKLHKIDVEYLKPGHVFGTVLRRGGKINLPTCRINIPSSDSREEDMKLNIAICNRQKQRRGENELIFLTAALHIWSLGSPIHFDPPLHVKLDAKLINKDPHKIVDVTVQKTKSISVIQWEYYETVPFYPGKFIEFLCSEPGGYRVVSTLNYDSLLIPLNYALFVKRPTDIEDPNQQNFELWVYSDNLETSRQIQEEIKSLVDTFEPVISTQNISVREKSKIIVSIVGDKVKKAEDEIKIPNFKRKVRRVFPLCLGKQTENKPFPLGTTIKLKLTVGEEHCEPQITPTSFRWTAKCTKLEKPPTPNLIFNVEKGAVGMQTNEVTLNQNENMEAITNISTHNHLTLVKNCIAPPRMAQIQEAIPSTSLLRSIQHTNENKCIEFTNSESEKSFCSELIKPATGVILDSESDDSEEGGTAKLTEISDNKEEWSLDEKLPKPEINEDFLQDDLTGPKMSDGAHINNIGLNGADCPKESSNRSGNTRPAVFDISTTGAKKFTNIKTANIGSSKINKNMDDAKLDLTASGSHPWSVNDFSKRSDIDMFNAKGITPRGAIDIITTVSSEQLLKRNEDAEVILTGSAHPKLKDLNIPQRDDVYVDVASEQSKMTLMMSNTLAGNMDSHSTNDELKFGARAPLVEFSSANFPSSLSNDWESGRIGKIYQSSSRRTSFSDTSTTEHTTEKELGNTTSNQHKFGAPVPYPSDLLCSTVDVVELVSISRTELDQNNNNYFKSHRTGKDSKFQVQELAKIQSDKTIQSKPNLTSTPNRSNLPKILINDDNFLDLTSEQESLNCNAEKSDDGDIETISSISSDVINSFRSNYLKNESKLTDSGFEQSYESDETSFNVPLLVLPTTKYSFTPKVNTTPSTHRRRRNSSFPRYPTLKYDTLTSIQTMERELEVKSDLEFIKANMKCKKRIRRHSYNTSALNQNNSNISMKSQILPDSFRPSGDAVKHEPIKRRRSCSLNNKDKIKYLFQHL